Within Trachemys scripta elegans isolate TJP31775 chromosome 12, CAS_Tse_1.0, whole genome shotgun sequence, the genomic segment gccacatcgggtttcagaaattagtagctcttgcaacgccactgaacagtgcactgacccacaggaaccctcctaccaacactacaaaaagaagaagaactttgcgtggactcctcctgacggtcgaaatgacagactggaccactacatagagtgcttccgcagacgtgcacagcctgaaattgtggacaaacaacatcacttgtcccataacctcagtcgtacagaacgcaatgccatcaacagcctcagaaacaactctgacattatcatcaaaggggctgacaaaggacatgctgtagtcataatgaacaggtcggattatgaacaggaggctgccaggcaactctccaagaccacattctacaggccactgtcctctgatcccactgaggaataccaaaagaaactacaccatctgctcaagaaattcccagctacagtacgggaacaaatctacatggacacacgcCCAGAatcccgaccaggggtattctatctgttACCCAAgctccataaacctggaaaccctggacgccccatcatctcaggcattggcactcttacagcaggattatctggctatttggactctctcctcagaccctacactaccagcactcgcagctatctttgagacatcaccgacttcctgaggaaactacaatgcattggtgttcttcctgaaaacaccatcctggccaccatggatgtagaagcactttacaccactattccacatgaggatggactacaagccgtcgggaacagtatccctgatgaggccacagcatacctggtggctgagctttgtgactttgtcctcacccacaaccacttcagatttggggacaacttataccttcaagtcagtggcactgctatgggtccTCGCATGTCCCCACaatatgccaatatttttatggctgacttagaacaatgcttcctcagctctcatcccctagtgcccctcctctacttgcgcaacattgatgacattttcatcatatggacccacggaaaggaggcccttgaagaattccacctggacttcaacaatttccacctcaccatcaacctcattctggaccagtccacacaagagatccacttcctggacactacagtgcaaataagtgatggtcacataaacaccaccctataccggaaacctactgaccgctatacgtacctacatgcctccagcttcgaTCCGAGACACATCACAAGAtctattgtctacagccaagccctaagatacaaccaaatttgctccaacccctcagacagagacaaagacctacaagatctttatcaagcattcgtaaaactacaatacccacctggggaagtgaggaaacagattgacagagcaagacgggtacccagaaatcacctactacaggacaggcccaacaaggacaataacagaacaccactggccatcacatccagcccccagctaaaacctctccaacgcattatccacgatctatgcatccgaagaagtgggctgtagtccacgaaagcttatgctctaataaatttgttagtctctaaggtgccacaagtactcctgttctttttatcctggaaaatgatccctcactctcacagaccttgcaAGGCAGAcgagtccttgcttacagacaaccccccaacctgaagcaaatactcaccagcaactacacaccacaccacagaaacaccaacccaggaaccaatccctgtagcaaacgtcgttgcctactctgtctccatatctactctggcgacaccatcagaggacccaaccacatcagccacacgatcaagggctcattcacctgcatatccaCTAATGTTgtagtgccccaagggtcggtcctggggctggttttgtttaatatctttattaatgatctagaggatggagtggactgcactctcaccaagtttgcagatgacactaaactgggaggcgtggtagatacactggaggatagggatcagatatagagggacctagacaaattggaggactgggccaaaagaaacctgatgaggttcaacaaggacaagtgtagagtcctgctcttagaacagaagaatcctatgcactgctacagaatagggatcgaatggctaggtagcagttctgcagaaaaggacctaggggtcacagtggatgagaagctggatatgagtcaacagtgtgctcttgttgccaagaaggctaatggcattttgggctgtataagtaggggcattgccagcagatcgagggacgtgatcgttcccctttatgcgacattggtgaggcctcatctggagtactgtgtccagttttgggccccacactacaagaaggatgtggaaaaattggaaagagtccagcagagggcaacaaaaatgattaggggtctggagcacatgacttatgaggagaggctgagggaactgggattgtttagtctccaaaagagaagaatgaggagggatttgatagctgctttcaactacctgaggggggggttccaaagaggatggagctcggctgttctcagtggtggcagttgacagaacaaggagcaatggtctcaagttgcagtgggggaggtctaggttggatattaggaaacactatttcactaggagggtggtgaagcactggaatgctttacctagggaggtggtggaatctccttccttagaggtttttaaggcccggcttgacaaagccctgggtgggatgatttagttgggaattggtcctggtttgagcagggggttggactagatgacctcctgaggtcccttccaaccctgatattctaatgttatatatgccatcatgtgccagcaatgcgcctctgccatgtacattggccaaaccggacagtccctccgcaaaagaataaatggacacaaatcggacatcaggaatggtaacatatataagccagtaagtgaacacttcaatctccctggtcattctatttcagatttaaaagtcactatcattgaacaaaaaacttcagaaacagacttcaaagagaaacagcagaactaaaattcatttgcaaatttaacaccattaatctcggcttgaatagggactgggagtggctggctcattacagaagcagcttttcctctcctggaattgacacctcctcatctattattgggagtggactacatccaccctgattgaattggccctgtcaacactggttctccacttgtgaagtaacaccctgctctccatgtgtcaatatataatgcctgcatctgtaactttcactctatgcatctgaagaagtgaggtttttacccacaaaagcttatgcccaaataaatctgttagtctttaaggtgtcaccagactccttgttgttttcacagaAAGcattgcattgtggtagctattccAGTGTGCAAGTTGCTGCAGTGTACTTTGGAAAGGTTTTGCAATGCCTAATGCgacaggcacagcatcacatgatgcaggtttcccaatgcCATTATTCCAGGGCATCCTACgagattgccagctgcttttcaaatggtggggtggagtgtgacagggagtatgttgtgtgtatgtggggggagagacagtttGTTTTGGGAggcagagtgtgtcagcatgctgtcttgtacgTTCAGAcaactgcagggggaagggggaaaccccTACATCAGCcccacctctctcacacacacacacgcacaaacgcCTGCCTCTGCAGCAAGAGCATTCCAcaataatggtttgctttgtcccccAGAGCAGATAAacatgctggctgtcagaaacggagctttgaaaggggatatctgcatgcctgctgcagagttcaaaacaatgaggagAGTGGCCTCTTGACTTCAAGGaattatgggacatttctggagaccaatcacagtgcagtaatgcaacacattGTCCATACTGACACCCCGGCACTTCAGCCTGGGCGCAGAAACTCTATGATTCTCGTTaaggtggattaccaggggtGCTCCAGACGCGGAGTCGAGGctaaatgccttgccagtgtgaaaacctcaggagttagggcgaccagggctgatttaatgtgctctaacttgcaagtgtagacaaggccttcaaTGCATGCAACTTACCAAACTATTATTTAACATATTATTTTTCTGCTTTGCAATGAGATCCTTCCAccttgttattaatattaatcatGTCAAGCATCTGACGCTAGaaaccactggtctacaatttttgagaagtcatctgcttcagagataaaatttgctatttattatgtattttgatttgcttaattcaaatatgacaattaaaacaactgattggctactgtttctaagatatttaagtttttacattttatgtctatgtatattgtgtagctagtagagttttaatcataaattgtaaacctaggtcttttcatgtatttatggttgctttacatgataatatttcacctgtcctgtttatgtaatactttaaaaatcagcaaaagggttatataaataaaatttattatgaaacaaaagtcaaaaaactattatgtacatagtttagtcctattcagtgtctactcggcgcttcttggcttgtctcttgaattcattaaatggagcatctcttgtcactgtccagcaatagtctgcaagcattgatgggctccatttgccctgatagtgtttctccattgttgcaatgtcttggtgaaatagctcgccgtgctcgtcgctcactgcttcgcagttcggtggaaaaaaatctagatgagagggcaaaaaatgtatctttagtgacatgttgcaaccaaggcttttgtatgccttgaggaggttttccaccaacaacctttagttgtctgccttcttgtttgCGAGAAAagttattgccactaactggaaggctttccatgctgtcttttccttgccacgcagtgcatggtcaaatgcatcatctcgaagaagttcacgaatctgaggtccaacaaagacaccttcttttatcttagcttcacttaaccttggaaattttccatggagatacttgaaagctgcttgtgttttgtcaatggctttgacaaagttcttcatcagacccagcttgatgtgtaagggtggtaacaaaatcttccttgattcaacaagtggtggatgctgaacacttttcctcccaggctccaatgactgtcggagtggccaatctttcttgatgtagtgggaatctcttgcacaactatcccattcacagagaaaacagcagtactttgtgtatccagtctgcagaccaagcaagagaggaacaaccttcaaatcgccacgaagctgccactgatgttggtcataatttatgcacctcaaaagttgtttcatgttgtcataggtttccttcatatggactgcatgaccaactggaattgatggcaaaacattgccattatgcagtaaaacagcttcaagacttgtcttcgatgaatcaatgaacagtctccactcatctggatcatgaacaacgttgagggctgccatcacaccgtcaatgttgttgcaggctacaagatcaccttccatgaagaagaatgggacaagatccttttgacggtcacggaacatggaaaccctaacatcacctgccaggagattccactgctgtagtctggggcccaacagctctgccttactcttgggtagttccaaatccctgacaaggtcattcagttcaccttgtgttatgaggtgtggttcagaggaggaggatgggagaaaatgtgggtcctgtgacattggtggttcaggaccagaagtttcatcctcctcgtctgactcaagtgagaatgattctggtgcatcaggaaccggcagtccttctccgtggggtactgggcggatagctgatggaatgtttggataatgcacagtccactttttcttctttgacacacctttcccaactggaggcaccatccagaagtaacaattgctggtatgatctgttggctctctccaaatcattggcactgcaaaagccatagatttccttttcctgttcaaccactggcgaagatttgttgcacaagtgttgcagcatatgtgtggggcccacctcttgtcctgatctccaattttgcagccaaaataaaggtgataggctttcttaaccatagtggttatactgcgcttttatgatgcaaaagtcacttcaccacaaacatagcagaagttatctgcactgttcacacaagtacaaggcatctctgctcactttggctaaacagaaatgtgtccctttgcaaaatcaaacactgacaaataagagagcacgacactgtatgatttctagagctgatatagggcaatttgttcagcagagtgatgtaagtttcattatgattgcatcatccatgacttctaggaataacatgatgcaattcatatcacatatgatgcaataccagcttcagattgcatcattcattgttttgcctaaaaagcaagtactgtccaaacccagtcatagatttattcataaatccagtcaaagatgtattttagtcatttctggtttaaattgagatcccttccctttataactcacttatcctccgccattcccaagtcaagggtcgtatatactgacccaatagcatatcttgaaaactagagccaatcaacaatttgaagcatcattttcgttctcagtgacccagaattagtaatgtttgactacatttatttcagaagcattttggctgtagagcagtgtactCCAAGGTGTTTACACACCTACCAGACACTTtgagcacctaaatcccagaaaaAGCCATACTGGGATTCacaaccctccccctccaaaCCTTGGTGGTGCCTAAATTTGGTGCCTAAGTTCTTGCAGTCAAAGTTCCTTGTACACCTAATGTTTCTTCCTTTGGTCAGGCGAACTGCATCCAGCCATGTTCAAAACTCAGGCCCCCGTAGGTGAGCTCACACAAAATGGGCCTGCATGGGaacctccctcataacttttagcccagtggttatgaGACTCAcataggatgtgggagacccaggttctagtcccCCAGCCacctgagagggagaagggatttaaGCAAGGATGTCCCACACCTCCAGTTCATTGGCTAACCAGGGGGCTATGCATTATTCTGAAGTGGGgctcctcaatctctcctgtcaaaactgttccactttggatgaaataaatcaggacagggtgtgagagagaaagggaaagacaACACTAGAATGATTCTATAGTGTGGTGGTTACATCCCTCCTCTGCAAGGTGTGTAGTTTCTATagctagaacttttttttttacggTGATGGGAAGTCATCCCATCGaccaaccctcctcctttttgATCTGGGCTTGGGACCGGCACTGAGAGTAGAAAAAGAATGCTTACCAAATACCACCCTTAAATGGAAGCCAAACACAACAGAGGAAGACTGTGAATAACATGGAAATGAACAGTTCTGAACAACATCAAGCACCTCAAcgtgaaatgggaagatttggagagaagggcagttgacaggcaaggatggcaaatgtgggtagcccaatgaGAAGCAAAGAACGGGATGAACTAAGGTCTAAGTGAAAAGTCTGCAAGGTGGGGGaaccaggatccagtccccccactccagggatatatatatatatatatatttggtggaACAGTTTTAAACTGAAAGGTCTTTGGAGTTGGGTCAGTCTCTCACTATGTTTTCTTgcagtcaatggggctctgctctcATTTGATGCAGAAAAGAGCTACTGTAATATACCACTAATACATAAcaattcattttaacatttgtcCCACAGCTAGTAATGATGAAGAAGTTCTGCTAGGATATTTGACTCACCCACCTACATTTCCTGTTGTGGATTGTCCCCTACTCTCTAGTTTCCTGTGGCTAACACAAATTGTTCTCCTATGCTCTAGTTCCAATTGCTAACTTTACTTTTTGAGGAAGACACAGGATAGATCTCAAGAACCTGGTGCCCAGTGCTGAATGGCACCTACAGATATATATTCCATTGccattttctctttttcaatTCACATACAAAATTGATGTTAAGATGGTTTAAAGTGCACATAAAGTAAACAGGAGTGAAAGACATTACAGAGATGTTTTAATTATTCAAAACAAGTGTTAAAATCCAAGAAGTTCAATTAAGGTTTAAGAAATCCTGATGTGTTAATTTCTGTAAATACACAAATAAGGAACCCAAATAATCTTAATTCTGCTCATTCACAGAAATTGCCAACTTCCTGTATAGTCAAAACTCATTGATATATCGTTCATAGGCTATATTtcaatgattttatttatttatatgattAACGGtcattccctcttctcccccattgTGCTTCTAACTGAAAGTTACTCCATCACAGAAACTAAGATGGAGTTAACGTCCAGGATATATGTCAGTAATGTGGAGTAGAATACAATACAAGAATGCTTTAATTTTCCCAAAATACATAATGGATATTCACCATTAAAGTTAAACAGAATCAAAATTATTAGAAATGACATTAGGgtacccaaacaaccttaattctgccccgtAGAGACaccagaaaggagaaaaaaaagaagaaaaaaatgcagcatggctttaaaaatctgaggGTCAACAAAgactaaaatgttttgattgtaaATGAAGGGAGTTTCCCTTCAGTTACTTCATATCCTTTCAGGAAAAAGTTTTCTGTTCAGGAATTTCTTCAGAGTGGATTTCACCTCCTTATTTTTCAGGGTGTAGATCAGGGGGTTTAGAACTGGGGTGACGATGCAGTACATGAGGGTGGGTATCATGTCTCTTTCAGAGGGGAAACCCGGTGAGGAAATCATGTAATTGCTAATGGATGGAATATAGAAAAGAAACACCACAGTGAGGTGGGATGCGCAAGTGGAGAAGGCTTTTCTCCTACTTTCCTGTGAGTGGACCttcaggaggaggaaggagatgaTGTAGATGTAGGAGAAGAGCGTGAGGACAAAGGAACTCAGACCAAGGACCCCTGCATCGATGTTGAGTAGGGTCAGGTTGAGGCGGGTGCTGCCGCAGGCAAGACTCAGCAGGGGCTTGATGTCACAGAAGAAGTGGGGGACGAGGTTGGGGCCACAGAAATGCAGGCGGGAGGTCATCACTGTGGATATCAGCGCATGCAGGAAGCCAGAGGACCAGGTGGCCGCTGCCAGGAACAGGCAGGCCCGTGGGCTCATGACCAGCCTGTAGCGCAGCGGGTTGCAGATGGCCACGTAGCGGTCATAGGCCATGACAGCCAGAAGCATGGCCTCACTGCTGCCGAGGAGGTGGAAAAAGTGGAGCTGGGCCaggcagctggcaaaggaaatggTCTGGTTCTCAGACAGGAAACCAGACAGCATCTTGGGCACAGCAACCGTGGAAAAGCAGATGTCCAGGCTGGAGAGATTGCCCagaaagaagtacatgggggtgtggagcCGGGGCTCAGACACTACCATGACTATGATGGCCCCGTTACCCAACACATTGGCCATGTAGagcaggagaaaggaagggaagaggaagtgcTTCAGCCCCTGGAGATTGGTCAGGCCTAAGAGGACGAAATCGCTCACCTCTGTCTGGTTCTGCATTGCTGAGGAAAGGAAGGAGACGTGCTAGATGCAACAATCCTTGCAGTTTGTATTTCTATGAACACCTTCCACTCAAGTGTCTCAGATTACTTACAAGTCATTAATTAAACCTTGCCAGTGAAatgagtcaccaaatgaaattaataggcagcaggtttaaaacacacaaaagtcagtatttcttcacacaatgcaatcAGTCTGTGGAAccctttgccagagaatgttgtgaaggccaagaataaAAAAagggttcatggaggataggtccatcaatggctatgagtcagggtgggcagggactatgtcactagcctctgtttaccagaagcatGGGAatgggtggatcacttgatgattaccttttctgttcattccctctgaagcacctgacattggccactatcagaagaaaggatactggtctgactcagtatggcatTAAAAAGTTTTTATGTTCCCAGTGCTGCTGAAGGTCAGCCTCCTCATTTTACAGTTGTGGAAATGGAGGTAGAGGGGAGTAATGTgttatctatatatctatagctAGAAAGTTTTATTCGCTTTTAAAGTTGAGAACTTTAAAGCAAGGAAATGCAAGATTATGTATAGTTGCCCAGGCCACCATAATTTTGCCCCTTGTATATCTCTCCTGGGCACTGAGCAAAGCAAGGATCTTGTGGAAGAAAACAATTTGGCCACATCTGCATCTGGAGCTGGGGGCCCTATTCCCAGCTTGTGTTGATGGACCCGTGCTAGCTCTGCTtcagctagtgtgctaaaaatagtagtgtagcccaGGCAGTGGGAAGCAGTGGCATAGTGGACCTATGGGACATAATGGaccgcaagctaaatatgagtcagcagtgtaaaactgttgtaaaaaaagggaacatcattCAGGGATGTATGAGTCgtagtgttgtgagcaagacatgagaagtaattcttcccctctactccgcgctgatatggcctcaactgaagtattgtgtccagttctgtgtgctgcatttcaggaaatatgtggacaaattggagaaaatccagagacgagcaacaaaaatgattaaaggtctagaaaacatgacctgtgagggaagattgaaaaaaaaaattgggtttgtttagtttggaaaagagaagacagagaggggacatgataacagttttcaagtacatacaaggttgttacaaggagaaggaagaaaaattgttcttcttaacctctgaggataggacaagaagcaatgggcttacataacagcaagggaggtttaggttggacattagaaaaaacttcctaactgtcagggtggttaagcactggaataagttacctagggaggttgtggaatctctatcactggagatttttaagagcagcttagacaaacacctgtcagggatggtctagatagtacaTAGTCCTgacatgaatgcaggggactggattagatgacctcttgaggtcctttccagtccaaTGATTGTAACATaagctagccaccccaagtatcGCCCATGGGGTCTGGGTAGGTTTCTACTCATGGCAGCTGGCTCACGCTGCTTCTTCCCACGGCCATGCTTCCACAGCTGCACTACTATTTTAGCGTGCTACTTCAAGCAGGGCAAGTATGAGTATGTCTGCACTAACTGGGAATCAGACCCCTtactccaagtgtagacataggctaTGTGATCATCCAATTAAAGTCTctgtcataatgcatacacaccaAAAGGGCCAGAATTCACATTCCACAGGCAACTGGTGTTTTCTCACTGCTGAGTTAGTGTTTCACTTTGCAACTTAAATAATGTCCATTCACATAAGTGTTGGTTTTTTTGCATTACTTCTGTTATGTTTAGCTATAATAAACTCCCATCATACATCATCAGAATGGACTTAACTCTGAGCATTGTTGAACAAGCTCCTACGACTTAAGCAACGGGACTAAATATATTAGCTGGTGGCAGGAGAAGGGATTTATCCAAGAGGCCAGGATCATAGGTAGCAGAATCCAGATGCTGGTTCTGGGACATGGCCAGGCAGAGCCcagcatagactcatagattttggATCTGTCTGTACTACAATTAAAAAATAGTTGCCAGCTTgtgctagctgacttgggcttgcggggcttgggTTTAGGTGCTGATTTATTGCAATGTAGCTGTccgggtttgggctggagcttgggctctaggaccctatgAGTTTAAAActgcaagcgacccctgccccatgctgcagaggaaggtgaaaaactcccagggtctctgccaatctgacgtggaggaaaattccttcccaaccctaaaCATGGTGAccagtctctctttttttccatccctccacccGCCACCGCTCCAGCAGCTTCCAAGTATTCCAGTACCTCATATGTTGATTCTGCTGCTACCAAGAGTCAGTAGTCAGCTCATATCCTCTGTAAACCAATCAAttgaaaacagaatgaaaaagatTAAATTGAGAGATTGAGAGAGGAATGATAAAATAAGAAATatgaacagaaagaaagaaagaaagataattTCATAATCTTGGTGCACTCTGAGGTTTTGCAACTCTAGATAAAGAAGTGTGAATCATTATAAGCTATTCCATATCATACCTGGATAAACTGATTTCCTCTTGAATTTGAAATATAACAATGACAGGGGATAAAGTCTGCTGCTGGCGAAATTTCAGAGAGGACTGAACACTGGATGCTCAGCAAACCTTGAATAGTGTGCAAATGAGCCACCTTTTTATCATAGTCACACTCTTTGAAACAACCAAACTGTCAGCAGGGAAATTTCCTTCCATCTGGGACATAATTCTTGTACCATCTGAGAATCTGAAGTTAGAAAATAAACAAGACCAATGCTTGCTGGAAAGATGGAAATCGACAATATTGTGAGGACTAGAATTTGTTGAAAAGTATAAAGAAGAGCAACTGATTTGCAGATGTTTTCACAAGCAGAACCACTCAATTTCAGTGAGAAGTATTTGTGTAGTGAAATAGTTCCTTGTGAGAGGATGTGAAGCACCAAACACTAGTATGGTATGTAGAGGCTGTAAAAACAAAGCATGTGAGCTGCGAACATCAAAGTTGTTGGAGGGATATTTGTGATGTTGCACGttataaggctttatggaaatatgcttaagAATGTATATatgactgtcataactataaagggaagggtaacagctctcctgtgtacagtactataaaatccctcctggccagagactccaaaatccttttacctgtaaagggttaagaagctcacgtaacctggctga encodes:
- the LOC117886104 gene encoding olfactory receptor 12D1-like — protein: MQNQTEVSDFVLLGLTNLQGLKHFLFPSFLLLYMANVLGNGAIIVMVVSEPRLHTPMYFFLGNLSSLDICFSTVAVPKMLSGFLSENQTISFASCLAQLHFFHLLGSSEAMLLAVMAYDRYVAICNPLRYRLVMSPRACLFLAAATWSSGFLHALISTVMTSRLHFCGPNLVPHFFCDIKPLLSLACGSTRLNLTLLNIDAGVLGLSSFVLTLFSYIYIISFLLLKVHSQESRRKAFSTCASHLTVVFLFYIPSISNYMISSPGFPSERDMIPTLMYCIVTPVLNPLIYTLKNKEVKSTLKKFLNRKLFPERI